A single genomic interval of Lacrimispora sphenoides JCM 1415 harbors:
- a CDS encoding IS256 family transposase: protein MSDNIIQLNQELIHNELKDLVRNSVEETLNALLDHEADELVNAEKYERSGDRKGYRSGHYNRNFQTTSGEVNLKMPKLKGVQFETAIIERYRRRECSVEEALIEMYLAGVSVRRVEDITEALWGTKVSPGTISNLNKKAYEHIETWRSRKLTSSYPYVYVDGVYLKRSWGGEIQNVSILVAIGVNEDGCREIIGAAEGMKEDRESWKTFFIWLKERGLSGVRLIVGDKCLGMLESIPEVFPEAMYQRCTVHFYRNIFSVTPRNKMKEVSMMLKAIHSQECKSSAREKAAQVAEKLRKMKLTSAAKKVEDGIEETLSYMDFPFQHWTRIRTNNTIERLNREIKRRTRAIGAFPDGQSALMLVCARLRHVAGTQWGIKRYMNMNHLREMDIQKKSDIIAG from the coding sequence ATGTCTGATAACATTATACAATTAAATCAGGAACTTATCCATAATGAATTGAAAGATTTAGTACGCAACAGCGTTGAGGAAACCCTCAATGCTTTGCTCGATCATGAAGCAGATGAACTCGTCAATGCTGAAAAATATGAGCGCTCGGGTGATCGCAAAGGGTATCGTTCCGGCCATTACAACCGAAACTTTCAGACCACATCTGGCGAGGTCAACCTAAAGATGCCCAAGCTAAAGGGGGTTCAGTTTGAAACCGCCATCATCGAACGCTATCGTCGCAGAGAATGCTCTGTAGAAGAAGCACTCATTGAAATGTATCTTGCGGGTGTTTCTGTTCGCCGTGTTGAGGACATCACCGAGGCATTATGGGGAACCAAAGTTTCTCCTGGAACAATAAGTAACCTAAATAAGAAAGCTTATGAGCACATTGAAACATGGCGAAGCCGCAAACTTACCAGTTCTTATCCATATGTCTATGTTGATGGTGTCTACCTAAAGCGAAGTTGGGGAGGTGAGATCCAGAACGTCTCAATCCTGGTCGCCATCGGCGTCAATGAAGATGGTTGTCGCGAAATCATAGGTGCTGCTGAAGGAATGAAAGAAGATCGAGAAAGCTGGAAGACATTCTTTATATGGCTAAAAGAACGTGGGCTTTCAGGAGTTCGCCTCATTGTCGGCGACAAGTGCCTTGGAATGCTGGAATCCATTCCAGAAGTATTTCCAGAAGCTATGTATCAACGGTGTACCGTTCACTTCTACCGTAATATTTTTTCCGTAACACCCCGGAACAAAATGAAGGAAGTATCTATGATGCTAAAAGCCATTCATTCCCAGGAATGTAAATCATCTGCTCGCGAAAAAGCTGCACAGGTAGCAGAAAAACTACGTAAAATGAAGCTAACATCAGCTGCCAAAAAAGTTGAAGATGGTATTGAAGAAACCCTGTCTTATATGGATTTCCCATTTCAGCACTGGACAAGAATCAGAACTAATAACACGATCGAACGTCTCAATCGTGAGATCAAACGAAGGACAAGAGCGATCGGGGCTTTTCCCGATGGTCAGAGTGCCTTAATGCTAGTATGTGCCAGGCTCCGTCACGTAGCGGGAACCCAGTGGGGAATCAAACGCTATATGAATATGAACCATCTCCGAGAAATGGATATCCAGAAAAAGTCTGATATCATAGCCGGTTAA
- a CDS encoding acylphosphatase: protein MKIKKMLKQIRNNYVIEQVRKINIPEFEPDKIMRYHIIFSGRVQRVGFRLEIEQLALRLKLTGWIKNLESGNVEMEIQGMKNKIDYLLEFMNSLKRIKISQMQKDIRTVLNQEEEFKII from the coding sequence ATGAAGATAAAAAAGATGTTGAAACAGATCAGGAATAATTATGTCATTGAACAGGTGAGAAAAATTAATATTCCAGAATTTGAACCGGATAAGATCATGCGGTATCATATTATTTTTTCTGGAAGAGTACAGCGCGTTGGTTTTCGCCTGGAAATAGAGCAGCTTGCATTAAGATTAAAATTAACTGGATGGATAAAGAACCTTGAGAGCGGAAATGTAGAAATGGAAATTCAGGGAATGAAAAATAAAATAGACTACTTATTGGAGTTTATGAATTCGCTGAAACGTATTAAAATAAGCCAAATGCAAAAAGATATAAGAACTGTTTTAAACCAGGAAGAAGAGTTTAAAATAATTTAA
- the galE gene encoding UDP-glucose 4-epimerase GalE, whose product MRILVTGGAGYIGSHTCIELLEQGHEVVVVDNLCNSSRVSLERVEGITGKTVTFYEADLLDRAALDEIFDNEKIDAVIHFAGLKAVGESVAKPLEYYHNNITGTLILCDVMREHKVKNIIFSSSATVYGDPAFVPITEECPKGAITNPYGQTKGMLEQILTDLHTADPEWSVIILRYFNPVGAHKSGLIGEDPAGIPNNLTPYITQVAVGKLKEVGVFGNDYDTPDGTGVRDYIHVVDLALGHVKALEKMASSEPLVRIYNLGTGQGFSVLQMIEAFSKACGKNIPYSIKPRRPGDIAECYADAALAKKELGWEAKRGIDEMCEDSWRWQSGNPDGYR is encoded by the coding sequence ATGAGAATATTGGTAACCGGAGGCGCCGGATATATCGGCAGCCATACATGCATTGAGCTTTTGGAACAAGGTCATGAAGTTGTTGTAGTGGATAACCTTTGTAACTCCTCCAGGGTGTCCCTGGAGCGTGTAGAAGGCATTACCGGGAAAACGGTGACCTTCTATGAAGCAGACCTTTTGGACCGGGCTGCATTAGATGAGATATTTGATAATGAGAAAATCGATGCTGTGATCCATTTTGCCGGATTAAAGGCTGTGGGAGAGTCCGTTGCCAAACCTTTGGAATATTACCACAATAACATCACCGGGACTCTGATTCTGTGTGATGTTATGAGGGAGCATAAGGTAAAGAACATCATATTCAGCTCCTCAGCAACCGTATACGGAGATCCGGCTTTTGTGCCGATCACAGAAGAATGCCCCAAAGGTGCCATTACCAATCCTTACGGGCAGACAAAAGGCATGCTGGAGCAGATCCTCACAGACCTTCATACCGCTGATCCGGAATGGAGTGTGATCATTCTCCGCTATTTCAATCCTGTTGGCGCTCATAAGAGCGGTTTAATCGGAGAAGATCCTGCGGGAATTCCCAATAACTTAACACCCTACATTACCCAGGTTGCAGTCGGCAAGCTGAAGGAAGTCGGAGTATTTGGAAATGACTATGACACACCTGATGGAACCGGAGTCAGGGATTATATCCATGTGGTAGATCTGGCCCTTGGGCATGTAAAAGCCCTTGAAAAGATGGCCTCCTCAGAGCCATTGGTACGTATCTATAATCTGGGAACCGGGCAGGGCTTTAGCGTGCTTCAGATGATCGAAGCATTTTCTAAGGCATGCGGAAAAAATATCCCATATTCCATTAAGCCCCGCCGCCCAGGCGATATTGCAGAGTGCTACGCAGATGCAGCTCTGGCTAAAAAGGAGCTTGGCTGGGAAGCAAAACGCGGAATTGACGAGATGTGTGAGGACTCCTGGAGATGGCAGTCCGGGAATCCTGACGGATACAGGTAA
- a CDS encoding phosphotransferase enzyme family protein produces MGDAQCGKIREAIGLLTFEGEPVSWNRYGSGHINDTFRLICKTEEGEKHYIIQRINHEVFKDPVSLMRNIAGVTSFLRERIQAQGGDPARETLNIVKAKDGKDYCQDSDGNYWRGYLFIGGATTYDKVRQPEDFYRSGKAFGRFKRLLAEYPADELAETIPNFHNTPVRMETFKAAVKADICGRAHLVEAEIKFALDREKEAAIAMDMLKEGRLPLCVTHNDTKLNNIMIDDETGEALCVIDLDTIMPGLSIFDFGDSIRFGANTAEEDEPDVSKVSLSLPLFETYTRGYLEGCKGSLTTEEKEMLPMGAKLMTFECGVRFLTDFLQGDTYFHTSRENHNLDRTRTQFALVADMEKKWKEMEEIVRKSET; encoded by the coding sequence ATGGGAGACGCACAGTGCGGAAAAATCAGAGAGGCCATCGGGCTTCTGACCTTTGAGGGAGAGCCGGTTTCATGGAACCGCTATGGAAGCGGTCATATTAATGATACATTTCGTCTGATCTGCAAGACAGAAGAAGGGGAAAAACACTACATCATCCAGAGAATCAACCATGAAGTCTTTAAGGATCCGGTTTCTCTCATGAGAAACATTGCAGGCGTCACTTCCTTTTTGCGGGAACGGATCCAGGCCCAGGGCGGAGATCCGGCCAGGGAGACGCTTAATATTGTAAAAGCAAAAGATGGTAAGGATTACTGTCAGGACAGTGACGGAAATTATTGGAGAGGCTATCTTTTTATTGGAGGGGCCACCACCTATGATAAGGTAAGACAGCCGGAGGATTTCTACCGGAGCGGCAAGGCGTTCGGGCGGTTTAAACGCCTGCTGGCAGAATATCCGGCAGATGAACTGGCGGAAACCATTCCCAATTTCCACAACACCCCGGTTCGCATGGAAACCTTTAAGGCGGCTGTAAAAGCCGATATCTGCGGCCGTGCCCATCTGGTAGAGGCTGAAATAAAATTCGCCCTTGACCGGGAGAAAGAGGCAGCCATTGCCATGGATATGTTAAAGGAAGGCAGACTCCCTCTCTGTGTTACCCACAATGATACTAAGCTTAATAACATCATGATCGATGATGAAACCGGGGAAGCCCTGTGCGTGATTGACCTGGATACGATTATGCCAGGCCTGTCCATCTTTGATTTTGGCGATTCCATCCGTTTTGGGGCCAATACGGCAGAAGAGGATGAGCCTGATGTGAGCAAGGTATCCTTGTCCCTTCCTCTGTTTGAGACCTATACCAGAGGATATTTAGAGGGGTGCAAGGGAAGTCTGACGACAGAGGAAAAGGAGATGCTTCCTATGGGAGCAAAGCTGATGACCTTTGAGTGCGGCGTCCGCTTCCTTACAGATTTCCTTCAGGGAGATACTTATTTCCATACAAGCAGAGAAAATCACAATCTGGACCGTACCAGAACCCAGTTTGCTCTTGTAGCCGACATGGAAAAGAAGTGGAAAGAAATGGAAGAAATTGTCCGCAAGAGTGAAACATAA
- a CDS encoding nucleotidyltransferase family protein, producing MNKKPVLVIMAAGMGSRYGGLKQIDPVDAHGNKIIDFSIYDAVWAGFEKVVFIIKKDIEQEFKENIGNRMAAHVQVEYVYQELDKLPKGYEIPEGRVKPWGTGHAILCCKDVVDGPFAVINADDYYGRSAFVSIYNQLNMVSDGEKYQYTMVGYQLYNTLTENGHVARGVCSTDEAGMLVDIHERTRIEKHGDMAEFTEDDGKTWTELGEDTIVSMNMWGFTSSILKELEERFAAFLDRELPVNPLKCEYFLPFVVDELLKEDKAEVSVLKSVDRWYGVTYKEDKETVVSAIKELKEAGLYPEKLWEEK from the coding sequence ATGAACAAGAAACCGGTTCTGGTAATTATGGCAGCAGGTATGGGAAGCCGCTACGGTGGCTTAAAGCAGATTGATCCTGTAGATGCCCATGGAAACAAGATCATTGATTTTTCTATCTATGATGCGGTTTGGGCTGGATTTGAAAAGGTTGTCTTTATCATTAAAAAAGACATTGAACAGGAATTTAAAGAAAACATCGGGAACCGCATGGCGGCTCATGTGCAGGTAGAATACGTATATCAGGAGCTTGATAAGCTTCCAAAAGGTTATGAGATACCGGAGGGAAGAGTAAAGCCCTGGGGAACAGGACATGCAATTTTATGCTGCAAGGACGTGGTAGACGGACCTTTTGCGGTTATTAATGCAGATGATTACTATGGAAGAAGTGCCTTTGTTTCCATTTATAACCAGCTTAACATGGTTTCTGACGGGGAGAAATACCAGTACACCATGGTCGGCTACCAGCTTTACAACACCCTGACGGAAAACGGTCATGTGGCAAGAGGCGTGTGCAGCACCGATGAAGCAGGAATGCTCGTTGACATTCATGAGCGGACCAGGATCGAAAAGCATGGCGACATGGCGGAATTTACAGAAGATGACGGGAAAACCTGGACAGAACTTGGAGAGGACACCATCGTGTCCATGAACATGTGGGGATTCACAAGCAGCATATTAAAGGAGCTTGAGGAACGGTTTGCCGCATTTTTAGACAGAGAGCTTCCTGTAAATCCGTTGAAGTGTGAATACTTCCTTCCCTTTGTGGTTGATGAGCTGTTAAAGGAAGACAAGGCAGAGGTTTCAGTACTTAAGAGCGTGGACCGCTGGTACGGAGTCACTTACAAAGAAGACAAAGAGACGGTGGTAAGTGCCATCAAAGAACTGAAAGAAGCCGGCCTGTATCCGGAAAAGCTATGGGAGGAAAAGTAA
- a CDS encoding AraC family transcriptional regulator codes for MAYKSTQLRSSAIVKKVITIHYFEYMSDFSFPGESHDFWEFVCVDKGVIDVMAGEKRIPLKRGNIIFHKPGEFHNILTNGTVAPNLVVVSFECNSPFMKSFEGEVLSVQETEMALLAQIIIEARNAFSGRLDDPYQEELVRRQPSLSFGAEQLIGNYLEELIIHLYRRYFSNPEQISTGRVTASPMHGDAHNRIIRYMEEHIGEHLTIETICRDNLTGRSQLQKIFHKAYGCGVIDFFTGMKIDAAKQLIRSNQLNFTEIADRLGYTSVHYFSRQFKKLTGMTPSEYATSIRSLSEKGMEKQ; via the coding sequence ATGGCATATAAAAGCACCCAGCTGCGTTCCTCAGCGATTGTAAAAAAGGTTATAACCATTCATTATTTTGAATACATGAGCGATTTCTCCTTTCCAGGGGAAAGCCATGACTTCTGGGAGTTCGTGTGCGTTGACAAGGGGGTCATCGATGTAATGGCCGGAGAAAAGCGGATTCCTTTAAAACGGGGAAACATCATCTTCCACAAGCCCGGGGAGTTTCACAATATCCTGACCAACGGAACCGTTGCACCCAATCTGGTGGTGGTAAGCTTTGAATGCAACTCTCCCTTCATGAAATCCTTTGAGGGAGAAGTCCTGTCCGTACAGGAGACGGAGATGGCTCTGCTGGCGCAAATCATCATTGAGGCGAGGAATGCCTTTTCAGGAAGGCTTGACGACCCCTACCAGGAGGAACTGGTACGAAGGCAGCCTTCCCTGTCCTTTGGAGCAGAGCAGCTGATCGGAAATTATTTGGAAGAGCTGATCATCCATCTTTACCGCAGATACTTTTCAAATCCGGAACAGATTTCTACGGGACGGGTCACCGCAAGTCCCATGCACGGAGATGCACACAACCGCATCATCCGATATATGGAGGAGCATATCGGGGAACACCTTACCATTGAAACCATCTGCCGGGATAATCTAACCGGACGGTCGCAGCTGCAGAAGATTTTCCATAAAGCATATGGCTGCGGGGTCATCGATTTCTTTACCGGCATGAAAATCGACGCAGCCAAGCAGTTAATCCGCAGCAACCAATTGAACTTTACTGAAATTGCAGACCGTTTGGGTTATACCTCTGTCCACTATTTTTCCAGGCAGTTCAAAAAGCTGACCGGGATGACGCCGTCGGAATATGCCACCTCCATACGGTCTCTTTCGGAAAAGGGTATGGAAAAACAATAG